The following nucleotide sequence is from Lacinutrix sp. Hel_I_90.
AGCATCTTCAAATGTAATCTGAAGATGCTTTTGATTGTGTTTATTCTCTAATATGGCCATCACCAAACACATAATATTTGTTGGTTACCAATTGTTTTAATCCTAATGGACCTCTATGGTGCAACTTGTCGGTGCTTATGGCTAATTCTGCGCCAACGCCCATTTGGCCACCATCTGTAAATCGTGTAGAGGCGTTGTGATATACTGCCGCATTATCTACCTGCTCCATAAATAAAGTAGCATTGTTTTTATCTTCAGTCATGATTGTTGAGGAATGTCCGCCGGAGTACTTGTTGATTATATCAATAGCTTGTGTTATATCTCCTACCTCACCAAGTAAAATTTTCATAGCCAAAAACTCTTCATGCCAAACGTTTTCATCGGTGGTCTTCGTTTTCTCTGGTAATACTTTAGACAGCGACTCATCAACTAATATGTCGACCTCTAATTTTTCCAAGATGGTTTGTAGCTCCTTGATTTTAGCTTCGTAATCAGGGATGTTTTTATCAACCAAAACTTTGTCTAGTGCATTACATCCTGAAATTTTATCTGTTTTAGCATTTACGATGACTTTTACTGTTTTTTTCCAGTCGGCATCTTCAGCGACATATAAAAAATTGTTACCACGACCGCTAATTAATACAGCACAAGATGCATTGTCTTTCACGAATTTTATAAGGCGTTCGCCACCTCGGGGCACAATTAAATCTAACTTTTCAGTTGGATTTTTTAGGAATTCCTGGGTTTCTTCTCTTTTTAAGTGCAATAACTTAATCCAATCTCTAGACAGCCCGTTTTCTAAAAGTGCTTCATGCCAGCATTTCTCTAAAATCAAGTTAGAGTTTATAGCTTCCTTACCTCCTTTTAATAATATCTTGTTATTGGCTTTAAAGGCAACTACAGCTGCTTCAATCGTGACATCAGGCCGTGATTCATAAATAATCATGATGGTGCCAAAAGGAGCCGTCTTATTGATAATGTTTAGACCGCTATCTAAGGTAATGTTTGAGATTTCTTGTCCTACGGGATCGTCCTGTGCTTGCACTTCCTTAATGGCCTGTATCATGCCATTTACCTTAGCCTCATTGACTACCAATCTGTCATATAGCGCTTGATCTTCTTTGTCAAAAGCCTTTAAATCTAATTGGTTCTCTTTAATAATAGTATCTCGTTCTCTATCCAGAATTTTCATCATGGTACTCAATACCTTATTCTTTATATCTGAACTTAAAAGTTTCATGTTTTTGTGTTTTTAATTAATAAATTTTGTTCCTATTGGTTTGTTGTCAATGATATCGACTATAACATTTTTACGTTTCCCATTGGCTATGTAGGTTGGGATGTCTTTTTTGGCAGTACCTTTTGCTATTTTTAATTTCGAAGCCATTCCACCGCGACCTTCACCTTCTTGTTTTTCTGAGGCCTGAACGTATTTTTCTACATTCTGATCGCCTTTAACCTCATTTAATTTCACTGAGTCGTCATCGTCCGGGTGTCCTGTGTAAAGACCATCGGTATCAGATAATATAATCAACCGATCTACATCTAATAACTCAGCAACTAAACTGGCAAGTTCATCATTATCAGAGAACATTGACATGGTTAAAGAAACCGCATCGTCTTCATTAGCAATAGGAATAACACCTTCAGATAATAAGCCTTCGTAACAGTTAATCATATTTTCACGATGCTTTCCCATATCAAAATCTCTTTTCGTAGCCAAAACTTGGGCACATCGCATACCATAGTCGTGAAATAAACTATAATAATGCCGCATCATTCTTGGCTGTCCAACTGCAGAATAGACTTGTCTTCTTATAGATTTATCGGTGATACTTGTATCGCCTAAAACTTCTTTACCAGCGATAGCAGACCCTGAAGACACCAAAATCACCATAATGTCACGCTCATACAGTTCTGCAATTTGCCTCACTAATTCCTTTAGTACAGGACCCACAATACGATTGTCCTTATTCGTTAGCACATTTGTACCTACCTTTACTACAACTCTTTTAATGTCCATATTTATTTTTTACCCAATTCAATAGCTCTATCAAAAGCGGCATAAGCGGCATCTTCAATAAGCTGTTTTACATTATTATCATCCATAGAATCAATTGCTGCTTGCGTTGTTCCGCCTTTTGAAGCCACCCGTTCTATCCATGTTTTTGGTGAAATATCTGATTGGTTGAATAGTTCTATTGCGCCTTCGAAAGTGCTGCTGACTAGGACTTTGGAGTCGTGCTCCGAAAAGCCCATTTTTTTTGCGGCCTCTAGCATCGATTGCATAAAATAGAACACATAGGCAGGACCACTTCCAGAAATTCCTGTAGAAGCATCAATAAAATTTTCATTTTCTACATGAATTGAAGTCCCGGTTGTGTCTAAAAGATTACGAACCATGATAAGTTCTATTTTAGAAACGGCTTTAGATTCTGTATATGATGTCACCCCTTTACCTACTTTAGCAGGTAAATTAGGCATGGTTCTAATGACTTTTTTCTTGTCTAACTGTTCTTTAATGGTATCTAACGTAACACCAGCCATTAATGACACGAAAATTTGGTGGTCATTAGTCATTGGTTTCATCGTTTCAAATAAGGCTTCACAGTGGTAAGGTTTTACCGCTAAGAAAACAATATCGGCCTTTGGTAGGCAGTCTTCTAAGTTATCAAAAACATTGAAATACGGCAACTTGCTTAGTTTTTTTATTTTTTTTGGATCGGTATCATAAATTCTTAAATTGTGTTTGCTCAATAATGGTGATTGTGCCATACCTTCAGCATACGTTAAACCCATATTTCCTGCTCCAATTACTAATACTCTCATTTAATTAAGGTGTTGATTTTAAT
It contains:
- a CDS encoding glutamate-5-semialdehyde dehydrogenase, with translation MKLLSSDIKNKVLSTMMKILDRERDTIIKENQLDLKAFDKEDQALYDRLVVNEAKVNGMIQAIKEVQAQDDPVGQEISNITLDSGLNIINKTAPFGTIMIIYESRPDVTIEAAVVAFKANNKILLKGGKEAINSNLILEKCWHEALLENGLSRDWIKLLHLKREETQEFLKNPTEKLDLIVPRGGERLIKFVKDNASCAVLISGRGNNFLYVAEDADWKKTVKVIVNAKTDKISGCNALDKVLVDKNIPDYEAKIKELQTILEKLEVDILVDESLSKVLPEKTKTTDENVWHEEFLAMKILLGEVGDITQAIDIINKYSGGHSSTIMTEDKNNATLFMEQVDNAAVYHNASTRFTDGGQMGVGAELAISTDKLHHRGPLGLKQLVTNKYYVFGDGHIRE
- the proB gene encoding glutamate 5-kinase yields the protein MDIKRVVVKVGTNVLTNKDNRIVGPVLKELVRQIAELYERDIMVILVSSGSAIAGKEVLGDTSITDKSIRRQVYSAVGQPRMMRHYYSLFHDYGMRCAQVLATKRDFDMGKHRENMINCYEGLLSEGVIPIANEDDAVSLTMSMFSDNDELASLVAELLDVDRLIILSDTDGLYTGHPDDDDSVKLNEVKGDQNVEKYVQASEKQEGEGRGGMASKLKIAKGTAKKDIPTYIANGKRKNVIVDIIDNKPIGTKFIN
- the proC gene encoding pyrroline-5-carboxylate reductase — translated: MRVLVIGAGNMGLTYAEGMAQSPLLSKHNLRIYDTDPKKIKKLSKLPYFNVFDNLEDCLPKADIVFLAVKPYHCEALFETMKPMTNDHQIFVSLMAGVTLDTIKEQLDKKKVIRTMPNLPAKVGKGVTSYTESKAVSKIELIMVRNLLDTTGTSIHVENENFIDASTGISGSGPAYVFYFMQSMLEAAKKMGFSEHDSKVLVSSTFEGAIELFNQSDISPKTWIERVASKGGTTQAAIDSMDDNNVKQLIEDAAYAAFDRAIELGKK